The following coding sequences lie in one Phragmites australis chromosome 8, lpPhrAust1.1, whole genome shotgun sequence genomic window:
- the LOC133927549 gene encoding uncharacterized protein LOC133927549, with protein sequence MRDHARSEFMTKWSEVPLTFSQRRRYPVVVKDTMHNIYMGGVLVDGGSSINLLFADELDALQIPSTLKPSPSFFGITNYSSVKPLGQIELSVTFGLPNNFMTERVLFDVVDFGTAYNAILGRPVLVQFMVIAHYAYQAIKIPSSKGAITILGNQKATLHCDKRNLDMVELIPGS encoded by the coding sequence ATGCGCGACCATGCCAGGTCCGAGTTCATGACTAAATGGTCGGAGgtacccctcaccttcagccagCGCAGACGTTACCCTGTCGTGGTAAAGGACACAATGCACAATATCTACATGGGGGGcgtactggtcgatggagggagctccatcaacctcctttTCGCTGACGAACTAGATGCCCTGCAAATCCCGAGTACATTGAAACCATCTCCTTCCTTCTTCGGGATTACCAACTACTCTTCAGTCAAGCCGTTGGGGCAGATTGAGCTGTCCGTCACTTTCGGTTTGCCAAACAACTTCATGACCGAGAGGGTCTTGTTCGACGTGGTGGACTTCGGGACTGCTTACAACGCAATCCTAGGGCGACCAGTGTTGGTCCAGTTCATGGTCATTgcccactatgcataccaggcaatcaagatccctagTTCCAAGGGAGCCATCACCATTTTGGGCAACCAAAAGGCGACCttgcactgcgacaagaggaaCCTCGACATGGTTGAGCTAATTCCTGGGTCATAG